Proteins from one Impatiens glandulifera chromosome 2, dImpGla2.1, whole genome shotgun sequence genomic window:
- the LOC124927227 gene encoding protein TPX2-like isoform X3 translates to MEDNFVSLDASFFKTSDVDPDYEFDAARFFDFTRPESSSEAEEAENWFLSIGSYPPSPFALRLYGREHIKVNNSDAPPKSNHGGGSITTNISTASDVDLETQSSVLCDNDDREESHRITAEDISNAKSKTSAKSSRTKNSTLMKPTASHLAKINHAREVFSRHFGRSDKSSITSDDRSSRSSQVLEATKRQRLENGYLLKIAKLKHQNMMPHKLPKVQPVDASIFTSKPKVTKPREPNLETAVRAQRQRLKNTIETSEHAKDVAHVFKARPLNRKIFKTPSFRPTKKDAASAVIQELTTQSFNPASTESATDTLRMSREDSISKNSEFDTLKPEANCLLDNEELSLLNDNRLSHNNPPTELFSKLSLKGESELITVSGL, encoded by the exons ATGGAGGACAATTTTGTGAGCCTCGATGCTTCTTTCTTTAAGACTTCTGATGTAGATCCTGATTATGAATTCGATGCAGCTCGGTTCTTCGATTTCACCCGTCCTGAATCATCTTCCGAGGCTGAAGAAGCTGAAAACTGGTTCCTATCCATCGGAAGTTATCCACCTTCTC CTTTCGCGTTGAGGTTGTACGGAAGGGAGCATATCAAAGTCAATAATTCGGACGCTCCTCCTAAGTCAAATCATGGTGGTGGAAGTATTACGACTAATATTAGCACCGCCTCTGATGTTGACTTGGAAACTCAATCCTCTGTACTCTGTGATAACGACGACAGAG AAGAATCTCATAGGATCACGGCTGAAGATATTTCAAACGCTAAATCAAAAACTAGTGCAAAATCATCAAGGACAAAAAATTCAACACTCATGAAACCTACAGCAAGTCATTTAGCCAAGATAAATCATGCAAGAGAAGTTTTTAGCAGACACTTTGGAAG ATCTGACAAGTCATCCATAACTAGTGATGACAGGAGTTCTCGTAGTTCTCAAGTTCTTGAAGCAACCAAAAGACAAAGGCTGGAGAATGGTTATTTGCTTAAG ATTGCTAAGCTGAAGCACCAGAATATGATGCCTCACAAGCTACCGAAG GTTCAACCAGTTGATGCTAGTATTTTTACTTCTAAACCTAAAGTTACTAAACCAAGAGAGCCTAACCTCGAAACCGCAGTTAGAGCACAAAGACAAAG GTTGAAGAACACTATAGAGACAAGTGAACATGCAAAAGATGTTGCTCATGTATTTAAAGCAAGACCATTGAACAGAAAA ATATTCAAAACTCCTTCATTTCGACCTACAAAAAAGGATGCAGCTTCTGCTGTGATTCAA GAATTGACCACGCAGAGCTTTAATCCAGCTTCAACAGAGAGTGCTACAGACACCCTAAG AATGAGCAGAGAAGATAGTATCAGTAAGAACAGCGAGTTTGATACGTTGAAACCAGAAGCAAACTGTCTTCTTGATAATGAG gAACTTTCTCTTTTAAATGACAACAGATTGTCCCATAATAATCCACCAACAGAATTGTTTAGCAAG TTGTCTCTGAAAGGGGAATCCGAGCTAATAACAGTGTCAG gattataa
- the LOC124927227 gene encoding protein TPX2-like isoform X2: MEDNFVSLDASFFKTSDVDPDYEFDAARFFDFTRPESSSEAEEAENWFLSIGSYPPSPFALRLYGREHIKVNNSDAPPKSNHGGGSITTNISTASDVDLETQSSVLCDNDDREESHRITAEDISNAKSKTSAKSSRTKNSTLMKPTASHLAKINHAREVFSRHFGRSDKSSITSDDRSSRSSQVLEATKRQRLENGYLLKIAKLKHQNMMPHKLPKVQPVDASIFTSKPKVTKPREPNLETAVRAQRQRLKNTIETSEHAKDVAHVFKARPLNRKIFKTPSFRPTKKDAASAVIQELTTQSFNPASTESATDTLRMSREDSISKNSEFDTLKPEANCLLDNEELSLLNDNRLSHNNPPTELFSKLSLKGESELITVSGKDYKENIPGCFNQEIKNY; this comes from the exons ATGGAGGACAATTTTGTGAGCCTCGATGCTTCTTTCTTTAAGACTTCTGATGTAGATCCTGATTATGAATTCGATGCAGCTCGGTTCTTCGATTTCACCCGTCCTGAATCATCTTCCGAGGCTGAAGAAGCTGAAAACTGGTTCCTATCCATCGGAAGTTATCCACCTTCTC CTTTCGCGTTGAGGTTGTACGGAAGGGAGCATATCAAAGTCAATAATTCGGACGCTCCTCCTAAGTCAAATCATGGTGGTGGAAGTATTACGACTAATATTAGCACCGCCTCTGATGTTGACTTGGAAACTCAATCCTCTGTACTCTGTGATAACGACGACAGAG AAGAATCTCATAGGATCACGGCTGAAGATATTTCAAACGCTAAATCAAAAACTAGTGCAAAATCATCAAGGACAAAAAATTCAACACTCATGAAACCTACAGCAAGTCATTTAGCCAAGATAAATCATGCAAGAGAAGTTTTTAGCAGACACTTTGGAAG ATCTGACAAGTCATCCATAACTAGTGATGACAGGAGTTCTCGTAGTTCTCAAGTTCTTGAAGCAACCAAAAGACAAAGGCTGGAGAATGGTTATTTGCTTAAG ATTGCTAAGCTGAAGCACCAGAATATGATGCCTCACAAGCTACCGAAG GTTCAACCAGTTGATGCTAGTATTTTTACTTCTAAACCTAAAGTTACTAAACCAAGAGAGCCTAACCTCGAAACCGCAGTTAGAGCACAAAGACAAAG GTTGAAGAACACTATAGAGACAAGTGAACATGCAAAAGATGTTGCTCATGTATTTAAAGCAAGACCATTGAACAGAAAA ATATTCAAAACTCCTTCATTTCGACCTACAAAAAAGGATGCAGCTTCTGCTGTGATTCAA GAATTGACCACGCAGAGCTTTAATCCAGCTTCAACAGAGAGTGCTACAGACACCCTAAG AATGAGCAGAGAAGATAGTATCAGTAAGAACAGCGAGTTTGATACGTTGAAACCAGAAGCAAACTGTCTTCTTGATAATGAG gAACTTTCTCTTTTAAATGACAACAGATTGTCCCATAATAATCCACCAACAGAATTGTTTAGCAAG TTGTCTCTGAAAGGGGAATCCGAGCTAATAACAGTGTCAGGTAAG gattataaagaaaatataccAGGTTGCTTCAACCAAGAAATTAAG AACTACTAG
- the LOC124925190 gene encoding probable pectinesterase 29 gives MLIRRLYLFISFLNLFAAIGLVYGHDQALTMYRQRFGRRYQQSYPTIVVDQSGRGNFKTIQSAIDSLPARNNTDWVCIQVKAGKYNEQVHIPPSKQFIYLKGEGKKKTIVVSSGSLNIATSPTFNSEADNILVRGMSFWNSYNNPFKDGKSISPAVAARIIGDKAAFYRCGFYGFQDTLWDVQGRHYFKQCSIQGAVDFIFGAGQSLYEKCTISVITRGLKGMAGYITAQGRTSAKDTNGFVFKDCNVVGNGLVYLGRPWRDYARVIFYNTSLPSIVVPEGWHNWNTQLSASTGYLT, from the exons ATGTTGATTCGACGGTTGTATTTGTTCATTTCATTCCTTAATCTCTTCGCTGCAATTGGATTGGTGTATGGCCATGATCAAGCATTGACCATGTATCGTCAAAGATTTGGTAGACGGTACCAACAATCTTATCCAACTATCGTTGTTGATCAATCCGGTCGGGGCAATTTCAAAACCATTCAATCGGCTATTGATTCACTTCCTGCCCGTAATAATACCGATTGGGTTTGTATTCAAGTGAAAGCCGGAAAATACAA TGAACAAGTGCATATACCACCTTCCAAGcaatttatatatcttaaaggagaggggaagaagaagacaattgTAGTTTCGTCTGGAAGTCTCAATATTGCGACCAGCCCCACCTTTAATTCTGAAGCTGATAATATTCTTGTTAGAGGCATGAGTTTCTGG AATTCCTACAACAACCCATTCAAGGATGGAAAGTCTATCAGTCCTGCGGTGGCTGCAAGGATTATTGGCGACAAAGCAGCCTTCTATCGATGCGGGTTCTATGGATTTCAGGACACGTTATGGGATGTGCAAGGCAGACACTACTTCAAACAATGTTCGATTCAGGGTGCGGTTGATTTCATATTTGGAGCTGGACAGTCTTTATATGAG AAATGTACAATATCGGTTATAACAAGAGGGCTGAAAGGGATGGCGGGATATATAACAGCCCAAGGTCGGACAAGCGCGAAAGATACAAACGGGTTCGTGTTCAAGGATTGTAATGTGGTAGGAAATGGACTTGTTTACTTAGGGAGACCATGGAGAGACTATGCTAGAGTTATTTTTTACAACACATCTTTGCCAAGTATAGTGGTCCCTGAGGGCTGGCATAATTGGAACACACAACTTTCTGCATCCACAGGGTACCTAACCTAA
- the LOC124926858 gene encoding LRR receptor-like serine/threonine-protein kinase ERL2 has protein sequence MEFVNKISALLLFFALFSLASPLTHHDQGEALMALKASFRNDANMLLDWDNEQNGDFCSWKGVICDNISPFVVSLNLSNLNLGGEISPAIGDLKNLQSVDLRGNKLTGQVPDEIGDCTSLRFLDLSYNMLEGDIPYSLSKLKKLEYLNLRNNQLIGPIPSTLTQIPNLKTLDLAKNQITGEIPRLIYWNEVLQYLGLRGNLLSGTLSPDMCQLTGLWYFDVRGNNISGTIPESIGNCTSFEILDISYNQIRGEIPYNIGFLQVATLSLQGNRLTGKIPEVIGLMQALAVLDLSDNELIGPIPPILGNLSYTGKLYLHGNKLTGPIPPELGNMSKLSYLQLNDNELVGGIPAELGNLEQLFELNLANNKLEGPIPHNISSCTALNQLNVFGNRLNGSIPTGFPNLESLTYLNLSSNRFNGDIPIELGRIVNLDTLDLSGNAFSGSVPASVGDLEHLLILNLSHNLLDGLLPMKLGNLRSVQIIDLGYNNLTGNIPEEFGQLQNVMSIILNNNNLFGDIPDQLTNCLSLNNLNVSFNNLTGIVPTVRNFSRFPPDSFTGNPFLCGNWLGSLCCPYASKSKAMFSRTAVVCFIVGLFVLMCVAVFAFYQTNKPGPFITETVKKMQCPPKLVVLHMDMALHTYNDIMSVTENFSDEYIIGHGGSSTVYKCTLKNSRPIAIKRLYNQCQTREFETELSTIGSLRHRNLVILHGYALTPFGNLLFYEYMENGSLWDLLHGPSKKVNLDWETRLKIAVGAAQGLSYLHHDCNPRIIHRDVKSSNILLDLNFEAHLADFGIARSIPTAKSHASTYVVGTIGYIDPEYARTSRLNEKSDVYSFGIVLLELLTGRKAVDNESNLRQLILSKADNNTVMEAVDPEVTVTCMDLSHVRKTMQLALLCTKSNPSERPTMHDVTRVLVSLLPPPPVKKSSTTLMLPAPPVVDYESYKTQPTNSQHGGVNSSSDDRWYVRFQEELSTNTST, from the exons AAGCATTGATGGCGTTGAAAGCATCATTCAGAAATGATGCTAATATGTTACTGGACTGGGATAACGAGCAAAACGGAGATTTCTGTTCATGGAAGGGAGTAATCTGTGACAATATCAGTCCGTTTGTTGTTTCTCT GAACTTGTCTAATCTGAATTTAGGTGGAGAGATTTCACCAGCTATTGGTGACCTGAAGAATCTGCAATCAGT GGACCTAAGAGGGAACAAGTTAACAGGTCAAGTTCCAGATGAAATTGGAGATTGCACATCACTAAGATTCTT GGATTTGTCCTATAATATGCTTGAAGGAGACATTCCCTATTCACTATCTAAGCTAAAGAAGCTTGAGTATTT GAATTTGAGGAACAACCAATTAATTGGTCCTATTCCTTCAACATTAACACAGATACCAAATCTCAAGACTCT GGATCTTGCAAAAAATCAGATTACAGGGGAGATTCCAAGGTTAATATATTGGAATGAAGTCTTGCAATATTT GGGTTTACGTGGAAATTTACTTTCAGGAACCTTATCTCCAGATATGTGCCAACTCACTGGATTGTGGTACTT TGATGTAAGAGGTAATAATATCTCTGGAACTATCCCAGAAAGCATTGGTAACTGTACAAGCTTTGAGATCTT GGATATCTCATACAATCAGATTAGAGGAGAGATTCCTTACAATATTGGATTTCTACAAGTAGCCACTTT ATCACTACAAGGCAACAGATTAACTGGGAAGATTCCTGAGGTTATTGGTCTTATGCAAGCTCTTGCTGTACT GGACTTGAGTGATAATGAATTAATTGGACCAATACCGCCAATTCTTGGAAATTTATCGTACACTGGGAAgtt GTATCTCCATGGCAACAAGCTAACAGGGCCAATTCCACCAGAGCTTGGCAATATGTCAAAGCTTAGTTATCT GCAATTAAATGACAACGAGTTGGTTGGTGGAATTCCAGCTGAACTTGGAAATCTTGAGCAACTTTTTGAatt GAATCTTGCAAACAATAAGCTAGAGGGACCTATCCCTCACAACATCAGCTCATGCACAGCTCTAAATCAGTT AAATGTTTTTGGTAATCGCTTGAATGGTAGTATCCCCACCGGCTTTCCCAATCTTGAGAGCTTGACATATCT GAATCTCTCGTCCAATCGCTTTAATGGTGATATTCCTATTGAGCTGGGACGAATAGTCAACTTGGATACCTT GGATCTTTCGGGAAATGCCTTTTCTGGGTCTGTTCCAGCATCTGTTGGTGATCTAGAGCACCTCCTCATCTT GAACTTGAGCCACAATCTTCTTGATGGGTTGCTACCAATGAAATTGGGAAATCTGAGAAGTGTACAAATTAT AGACTTAGGATACAACAACCTGACAGGGAATATACCAGAAGAATTTGGTCAGCTACAAAATGTCATGTCCAT TATATTGAACAACAACAACCTGTTCGGAGATATTCCAGATCAGTTAACCAATTGTCTCAGTCTCAACAACCT GAATGTATCCTTCAACAATCTAACTGGGATTGTCCCTACAGTTCGAAACTTTTCACGGTTTCCTCCAGATAG TTTCACTGGAAATCCGTTTTTATGTGGGAATTGGCTAGGATCATTGTGTTGTCCATACGCATCAAAATCGAAAG CAATGTTCTCCAGAACAGCTGTTGTTTGCTTCATTGTTGGCCTCTTCGTCCTAATGTGTGTGGCAGTATTTGCTTTTTATCAAACCAACAAACCAGGTCCATTTATAACCGAAACTGTAAAGAAGATGCAGT GTCCGCCCAAGCTAGTTGTTCTGCATATGGATATGGCCTTGCACACCTATAATGACATTATGAGTGTCACTGAAAATTTTAGCGATGAATACATTATAGGACATGGTGGATCCAGCACCGTATACAAATGTACATTAAAGAATTCTCGGCCGATTGCCATCAAGCGATTATACAATCAGTGTCAGACAAGGGAGTTTGAGACTGAGCTTTCAACCATAGGTAGTTTACGTCACAGAAATCTGGTCATTTTGCATGGATATGCTTTGACACCCTTTGGAAACCTCCTGTTTTATGAGTACATGGAAAATGGATCTCTTTGGGATCTTCTTCACG GTCCGTCTAAGAAGGTAAACCTGGATTGGGAGACACGATTGAAGATAGCTGTTGGAGCTGCTCAAGGGCTCTCTTATCTTCATCATGATTGCAATCCTAGGATTATTCATAGAGATGTAAAATCTTCAAATATATTGTTGGACTTGAATTTCGAGGCCCATCTTGCTGATTTCGGAATTGCTAGATCCATACCCACGGCAAAGAGTCACGCATCTACTTATGTTGTTGGAACTATCGGTTACATTGATCCGGAGTATGCACGCACCTCTCGACTAAATGAAAAATCAGATGTGTATAGCTTCGGAATAGTTCTTCTGGAGCTGCTGACCGGAAGAAAGGCAGTTGATAATGAATCCAACTTGAGGCAGCTG ATATTGTCTAAAGCAGACAACAATACAGTAATGGAGGCAGTTGATCCAGAGGTAACAGTAACGTGTATGGACTTGTCCCACGTGAGAAAAACAATGCAACTTGCTTTATTGTGCACCAAGAGCAACCCTTCAGAAAGACCAACCATGCATGACGTTACCAGAGTGTTGGTATCCCTTCTTCCACCTCCCCCTGTGAAGAAGAGCTCAACAACTTTGATGCTGCCAGCACCACCTGTTGTTGATTATGAGAGTTACAAGACCCAACCCACTAACTCACAACATGGAGGAGTTAATTCTTCATCTGATGATAGATGGTATGTACGTTTTCAGGAAGAACTGTCCACTAATACTAGCACATAG
- the LOC124925817 gene encoding protein PSK SIMULATOR 1-like: MALDSWLIKVKTALSNGFESVRSVPPNNSNNGKPLIKKTNVGVLAFEIAGLMSKLIHLWKSLSDKNILLLKTQAISLEGVRKIVSNDDSFLLTLACAEMVDNLSLLSRSASRFSSRCVDPSLRNFHDLLNQFADTGFDTHNWLLSGKEFDSILKKIDRLISSTANLHKQIDTLTTLETGLKKMFKDQNEITVKQQRIIDLKQRIIWQRQEIKILKDKSLWNRTYDSVNSLIVRFIFTILARIKHVFGVVHHGRLIPVSLSRTLSASATVYPSENQETCNFVSGPLNMDDDNKYLDHDDGDGDGDHRPGFFEMNSKTMIPPSGTLGAAALSHHYANLIIVMEKMIKSPQLVGMDARDDLYYMLPSSIRSALRIRLKGVGFSASDPGLAGEWRDALGKILGWVSPLAHNMIKWQSERSFEQQQHLIPKTNFLLFQTLFFANKVKTEAAITELLVGLNYIWRFEREMINAKAFIQGANFNGFSNPNTTISNQ, from the coding sequence ATGGCTCTGGATTCATGGCTAATCAAGGTGAAAACAGCTCTATCCAACGGTTTCGAGTCTGTCCGATCCGTCCCACCCAACAACAGCAACAACGGGAAACCACTCATCAAGAAAACCAACGTTGGTGTCTTAGCCTTCGAGATCGCCGGTCTCATGTCCAAGCTAATCCACTTATGGAAATCTCTTTCCGATAAAAACATTCTCCTTCTTAAAACCCAAGCCATATCCCTCGAAGGTGTTCGTAAAATTGTCTCCAACGATGACTCTTTCCTTCTAACCCTTGCCTGCGCCGAAATGGTCGACAACCTCTCTCTCCTTTCACGATCCGCCTCCCGCTTCAGCTCCCGCTGCGTCGATCCCTCTCTCAGGAACTTCCACGACCTCCTCAACCAGTTTGCCGACACCGGTTTCGATACCCACAACTGGCTACTTTCCGGGAAAGAATTCGACTCTATATTAAAGAAAATCGATCGCTTAATATCTTCAACCGCTAACCTACACAAACAGATCGACACGCTTACCACACTGGAGACTGGTTTGAAGAAGATGTTTAAAGATCAGAACGAGATCACGGTTAAGCAACAGAGGATTATTGATCTGAAACAGAGGATCATATGGCAGAGACAGGAAATCaagattttaaaagataaatctTTATGGAACAGAACTTATGATTCAGTTAATTCCTTAATTGTCAGATTCATATTCACTATCTTAGCTCGGATCAAACATGTATTCGGCGTCGTCCATCATGGCCGCCTAATTCCGGTATCCCTTTCCAGAACCCTCTCTGCTTCCGCCACCGTATACCCGTCGGAGAATCAAGAAACCTGCAACTTCGTATCTGGGCCATTGAACATGGATGATGATAATAAATATCTTGATCATGatgatggtgatggtgatggtgatcATAGGCCTGGATTCTTCGAGATGAATTCAAAGACAATGATACCCCCGTCGGGTACACTTGGAGCAGCGGCTCTATCTCACCATTACGCAAACTTGATAATAGTAATGGAGAAGATGATAAAATCTCCGCAGCTGGTTGGGATGGACGCCAGGGATGATCTCTATTACATGCTCCCGAGTAGCATAAGATCGGCCCTGAGGATCCGGTTAAAAGGTGTCGGTTTCTCAGCAAGTGATCCGGGTCTGGCCGGAGAATGGAGAGACGCTTTGGGGAAGATACTTGGATGGGTTTCGCCATTGGCACACAATATGATCAAGTGGCAGAGTGAAAGGAGCTTTGAACAGCAACAACATCTCATTCCAAAGACCAACTTTCTTCTATTTCAAACGTTGTTCTTCGCAAATAAGGTCAAGACCGAAGCTGCCATAACCGAATTGCTGGTGGGTTTGAATTACATTTGGAGGTTTGAGAGGGAGATGATCAATGCTAAGGCTTTCATCCAAGGTGCCAACTTCAATGGATTCTCCAATCCGAACACTACCATTTCAAACCagtga
- the LOC124927227 gene encoding protein TPX2-like isoform X1: MEDNFVSLDASFFKTSDVDPDYEFDAARFFDFTRPESSSEAEEAENWFLSIGSYPPSPFALRLYGREHIKVNNSDAPPKSNHGGGSITTNISTASDVDLETQSSVLCDNDDREESHRITAEDISNAKSKTSAKSSRTKNSTLMKPTASHLAKINHAREVFSRHFGRSDKSSITSDDRSSRSSQVLEATKRQRLENGYLLKIAKLKHQNMMPHKLPKVQPVDASIFTSKPKVTKPREPNLETAVRAQRQRLKNTIETSEHAKDVAHVFKARPLNRKIFKTPSFRPTKKDAASAVIQELTTQSFNPASTESATDTLRMSREDSISKNSEFDTLKPEANCLLDNEELSLLNDNRLSHNNPPTELFSKLSLKGESELITVSGKDYKENIPGCFNQEIKVTNT; the protein is encoded by the exons ATGGAGGACAATTTTGTGAGCCTCGATGCTTCTTTCTTTAAGACTTCTGATGTAGATCCTGATTATGAATTCGATGCAGCTCGGTTCTTCGATTTCACCCGTCCTGAATCATCTTCCGAGGCTGAAGAAGCTGAAAACTGGTTCCTATCCATCGGAAGTTATCCACCTTCTC CTTTCGCGTTGAGGTTGTACGGAAGGGAGCATATCAAAGTCAATAATTCGGACGCTCCTCCTAAGTCAAATCATGGTGGTGGAAGTATTACGACTAATATTAGCACCGCCTCTGATGTTGACTTGGAAACTCAATCCTCTGTACTCTGTGATAACGACGACAGAG AAGAATCTCATAGGATCACGGCTGAAGATATTTCAAACGCTAAATCAAAAACTAGTGCAAAATCATCAAGGACAAAAAATTCAACACTCATGAAACCTACAGCAAGTCATTTAGCCAAGATAAATCATGCAAGAGAAGTTTTTAGCAGACACTTTGGAAG ATCTGACAAGTCATCCATAACTAGTGATGACAGGAGTTCTCGTAGTTCTCAAGTTCTTGAAGCAACCAAAAGACAAAGGCTGGAGAATGGTTATTTGCTTAAG ATTGCTAAGCTGAAGCACCAGAATATGATGCCTCACAAGCTACCGAAG GTTCAACCAGTTGATGCTAGTATTTTTACTTCTAAACCTAAAGTTACTAAACCAAGAGAGCCTAACCTCGAAACCGCAGTTAGAGCACAAAGACAAAG GTTGAAGAACACTATAGAGACAAGTGAACATGCAAAAGATGTTGCTCATGTATTTAAAGCAAGACCATTGAACAGAAAA ATATTCAAAACTCCTTCATTTCGACCTACAAAAAAGGATGCAGCTTCTGCTGTGATTCAA GAATTGACCACGCAGAGCTTTAATCCAGCTTCAACAGAGAGTGCTACAGACACCCTAAG AATGAGCAGAGAAGATAGTATCAGTAAGAACAGCGAGTTTGATACGTTGAAACCAGAAGCAAACTGTCTTCTTGATAATGAG gAACTTTCTCTTTTAAATGACAACAGATTGTCCCATAATAATCCACCAACAGAATTGTTTAGCAAG TTGTCTCTGAAAGGGGAATCCGAGCTAATAACAGTGTCAGGTAAG gattataaagaaaatataccAGGTTGCTTCAACCAAGAAATTAAGGTAACCAACACTTGA